Within Psychrobacter sp. DAB_AL43B, the genomic segment GACTCATATTTTATTGGTAGAAGATGATCCCGCTATTGCTATGTCGCTTAAAGTCACCTGCAAGCGTGAAGGCTGGCAAATCACTTGGTTAGATAATGCCAGCAGCGTGCTGCCGATGCTACGTAGCGAAAAAGCACAAGATTTATCAGCGATTATCTTAGACGTAGGGTTGCCAGACGGTGATGGTTTGAGCCTATGCCAGCAGATACGTCATGCGCCTGATATAGGAACGCTCAAAGATGTGCCTGTGGTATTTTTGACTGCACGTAGTGATGAGGTCGATCGTATCTTAGGTTTAGAGATGGGCGGTGATGACTATTGTGCCAAGCCCTTTAGCCCTAGAGAGTTGGTCGCTCGCCTAAAGGCCATTTGGCGACGTGAGCAATTACTTTATGAGCAGTCTGCTAATAACCATACAGAAACGGCAAATAATAGCGCCGACCATGCTTCATCGAGCAACACGTTATCTAGTAACGGTCTTTCGAATAACATGTCGGGGCAAGCACTAACGTTTGAGTGCCAATCTGGTGTTTGGCATTATCAACCGCTCAACTACTCGCTGCTGTGGCAAGAGCAAAAGCTCGAACTTAGTAATACAGAACGCAAAATCTTATTAACCTTATTAAAAGCACCCAATCAAGTATTTAGTCGTGAACAGCTACTCAATGCTGTCAGTGATTATCCTGACCATCGCTTGGCACGGACGATTGACAGTCATGTCAAATCCATTCGTAAGCAGCTAGCAAGTGTTGATTCTAGCATTGAAGTCATTCATACCCATCGTGGTCTTGGCTATGCGTTGTGTCCAGC encodes:
- a CDS encoding response regulator, whose product is MTHILLVEDDPAIAMSLKVTCKREGWQITWLDNASSVLPMLRSEKAQDLSAIILDVGLPDGDGLSLCQQIRHAPDIGTLKDVPVVFLTARSDEVDRILGLEMGGDDYCAKPFSPRELVARLKAIWRREQLLYEQSANNHTETANNSADHASSSNTLSSNGLSNNMSGQALTFECQSGVWHYQPLNYSLLWQEQKLELSNTERKILLTLLKAPNQVFSREQLLNAVSDYPDHRLARTIDSHVKSIRKQLASVDSSIEVIHTHRGLGYALCPA